In Deinococcus budaensis, the following proteins share a genomic window:
- a CDS encoding glutathione-independent formaldehyde dehydrogenase, with protein MKAVIYNGPRDVRVVDVADPQIEQPTDVLVKITSTNICGSDLHMYEGRTDIECGRVLGHENLGEVVEIGRAVYRIKVGDKVCLPFNIGCGFCRNCEKGLTGACLTVAPGQAGAAYGFADMGPFQGGQAQYLRVPFGDFNCLKLPEDAAEKEDDYVMLADIFPTGWHATRLANLMPGDSIAIYGAGPVGLMAAYSAMIQGARQVIVVDRHKDRLKLAEQIGAIAVNDAEHDPVEQIMELTNGRGTDKGCECVGWQCHDHGGQEIPNLTMNNLVKTTRATGQIGVVGVFVPQDPKSPDDLMKRGQIAFDIGNFFFKGLRMGSGQANVKAYNRELRDLIHADRAKPSFLVSHRLPLEQAPDAYKNFDNRIDGWTKVILKPNE; from the coding sequence ATGAAAGCTGTCATTTACAACGGACCGCGTGATGTTCGCGTTGTCGACGTGGCCGACCCCCAGATTGAGCAACCCACAGATGTGCTGGTGAAAATCACGAGTACCAACATCTGCGGTTCCGACCTGCACATGTACGAGGGCCGCACCGACATCGAGTGCGGGCGGGTGCTTGGGCATGAAAACCTGGGTGAAGTGGTGGAAATCGGCCGGGCGGTGTACCGCATTAAGGTGGGTGACAAGGTCTGTCTGCCGTTCAATATCGGCTGTGGCTTCTGCCGTAACTGCGAAAAGGGGTTGACTGGAGCCTGCCTGACGGTGGCGCCGGGTCAGGCCGGGGCTGCCTACGGGTTTGCCGACATGGGCCCGTTTCAGGGTGGACAGGCCCAGTACTTGCGGGTGCCCTTCGGTGATTTCAACTGCCTGAAGCTCCCCGAGGACGCCGCCGAGAAAGAGGACGACTATGTGATGCTGGCCGACATTTTTCCGACGGGCTGGCACGCCACGCGGCTCGCCAATCTGATGCCCGGTGACAGCATCGCGATTTATGGGGCGGGACCAGTGGGACTGATGGCCGCTTACTCCGCCATGATTCAGGGGGCCCGGCAAGTCATCGTGGTCGACCGCCACAAGGATCGCCTGAAACTGGCCGAACAGATCGGAGCCATTGCTGTCAACGACGCCGAGCACGACCCAGTCGAACAGATCATGGAACTGACGAACGGCCGGGGTACAGATAAGGGCTGCGAATGTGTGGGCTGGCAGTGCCACGACCACGGCGGACAGGAAATCCCCAACCTGACCATGAACAATCTGGTGAAGACTACTCGCGCCACCGGGCAGATCGGCGTGGTGGGTGTCTTCGTTCCGCAGGATCCGAAATCGCCGGACGACCTGATGAAGCGTGGTCAGATTGCCTTCGACATCGGCAATTTCTTCTTCAAGGGCCTGCGGATGGGTTCGGGGCAAGCCAACGTGAAGGCGTATAACCGGGAGTTGCGCGACCTGATTCACGCTGATCGTGCCAAGCCATCATTCCTGGTGTCGCACCGCCTGCCGCTGGAACAGGCCCCCGACGCATACAAAAACTTCGATAACCGCATAGACGGCTGGACGAAGGTGATCCTCAAACCCAACGAGTAG
- a CDS encoding DUF6973 domain-containing protein — MLFASDRVVYTVAMEGVSMKRIAILALTLGLASCGINNNSAPLPESAGTQVPNPVSEDAITAQARKNTTNQNLYLLNSTGIGLSIGQMKKYLEGKADIDDKKLDHELNKIFRDVLVDPANRHQQDISTQQLYPYSTLIPEEAVQMNSYERQLCDESAWRCLNFLDAGAIASSQSGADMSWQDYGINNEKDAFRHSYWNAVMTLSIGYAAAQAFADAHEKGSPTQVQGGVGQQMDFHNNAVGRNVANNLPNTDRCNGGARIALHKEMSNGRLRIVKRNSFLEKVDEKVGNTRYLVYSNAWATTWPTSYKNLINRAVGCYI; from the coding sequence ATGTTGTTCGCTTCTGATAGAGTAGTTTACACCGTGGCTATGGAAGGAGTTTCTATGAAAAGAATAGCAATCTTAGCCCTCACTCTCGGTCTTGCCTCTTGTGGGATAAACAATAATTCCGCACCACTGCCTGAAAGTGCGGGAACTCAAGTTCCCAATCCTGTTAGTGAAGACGCCATCACTGCTCAAGCAAGAAAAAACACGACGAATCAAAATCTCTACTTATTGAATTCTACTGGAATTGGCTTATCGATTGGACAAATGAAGAAGTATCTTGAGGGCAAAGCCGATATTGATGATAAGAAACTCGACCACGAGTTGAACAAAATTTTTCGCGATGTTCTAGTTGATCCTGCGAATAGACACCAGCAAGATATTTCCACCCAACAATTGTACCCGTATAGCACCCTGATTCCAGAAGAAGCAGTTCAGATGAATTCATACGAGAGGCAGTTGTGCGACGAAAGTGCCTGGCGTTGCCTTAATTTTTTAGATGCAGGTGCTATCGCATCCAGTCAATCCGGTGCTGATATGTCATGGCAAGACTATGGCATTAACAACGAAAAGGATGCTTTTAGGCATTCATATTGGAATGCTGTGATGACTCTGAGTATTGGCTATGCGGCTGCTCAGGCTTTCGCAGATGCTCACGAGAAAGGCAGTCCAACTCAAGTTCAAGGTGGCGTTGGTCAGCAAATGGATTTTCATAACAACGCCGTTGGCAGAAACGTAGCAAATAACCTTCCAAACACCGACAGATGCAACGGCGGAGCTAGAATTGCACTGCATAAGGAAATGAGCAACGGACGACTACGTATTGTTAAGCGCAATTCATTCCTTGAAAAGGTTGATGAGAAAGTGGGCAATACCCGATATCTAGTTTACAGCAACGCCTGGGCAACAACCTGGCCCACGTCCTACAAGAATCTAATCAATCGGGCTGTTGGTTGCTACATCTAA